Proteins encoded within one genomic window of Pygocentrus nattereri isolate fPygNat1 chromosome 11, fPygNat1.pri, whole genome shotgun sequence:
- the pdcd2l gene encoding programmed cell death protein 2-like gives MQESPLIGFSDGPIEKKKGTFYYTNKIGGTPDPIPGISHAYNQCAVCDGILGHVVQIYCPLAASPYHRTIHVFACPNPQCSGKPESWKALRSQFLESEMKQPLALQDMNGLQVKQAAMSTTDWCDEADDWGMEAEDNEPESRSQAHTETAQPVMDSLTAGLDVSNRLQGLCLNWPGDHGGAVPPTAVPTFQPFYISVVEEADLVGHDDLQHANKLLREYEEREGVAVGEIGTCEGERAEKYEKAEAKHGDAVFSSFMKRISLCPEQVLRYSWSGSPLFIAEPPSNINQMVPTCAQCGSPRVFEFQLMPTLVSLLRSKDLSSELVLEFGTVLVYTCRDSCWTSGSNAPVKEFLFVQADPDQKLFK, from the exons ATGCAGGAGTCCCCACTCATAGGGTTCTCTGACGGCCCCATTGAGAAGAAGAAAGGCACGTTTTATTACACTAATAAAATCGGAGGCACACCG GACCCGATTCCTGGTATATCCCATGCATATAACCAATGCGCTGTATGTGATGGGATCCTCGGTCATGTTGTGCAGATCTACTGCCCCCTTGCGGCATCTCCGTATCACCGCACCATTCATGTGTTTGCCTGCCCTAATCCACAGTGTAGTGGCAAGCCAGAAAG CTGGAAGGCTTTGCGTTCCCAGTTTTTGGAATCAGAGATGAAACAACCTTTAGCGCTCCAGGATATGAATGGTTTACAAGTAAAACAAGCTGCAATGTCAACAACGGACTGGTGCGATGAAGCTGATGACTGGGGGATGGAGGCTGAGGACAATGAACCTGAGAGCAGGTCACAGGCTCACACAGAAACAGCCCAGCCAGTGATGGACAGCCTTACAGCTGGACTGGATGTCAGCAATAGGCTTCAAGGCCTTTGTTTAAATTGGCCAGGGGACCATGGAGGTGCTGTACCCCCCACTGCTGTGCCCACCTTTCAACCATTTTACATCAGTGTTGTGGAGGAGGCAGACCTCGTGGGCCATGACGACCTGCAACATGCCAATAAACTGTTGAGGGaatatgaggagagagagggagtggctGTTGGGGAGATTGGAAC TTGTGAAGGTGAAAGGGCCGAGAAGTATGAGAAAGCAGAAGCCAAACATGGAGATGCAGTCTTCTCAAGTTTCATGAAAagaatctctctctgtccagaACAAGTTCTTCG ATACAGTTGGAGTGGGTCACCGTTATTTATAGCTGAACCTCCTTCAAACATAAATCAGATGGTGCCAACCTGTGCACAGTGTGGCAGTCCGAGAGTTTTTGAATTTCAGCTGATGCCCACGCTCGTCAGCTTGCTCCGCAGTAAAGACTTAAGTTCAG AGCTTGTATTGGAGTTTGGAACAGTTCTAGTCTACACTTGCAGAGACAGCTGCTGGACATCTGGATCAAATGCTCCTGTCAAAGAATTCCTCTTTGTGCAAGCTGACCCAGATCAAAAGCTGTTTAAGTGA